One genomic region from Equus caballus isolate H_3958 breed thoroughbred chromosome 4, TB-T2T, whole genome shotgun sequence encodes:
- the CCDC136 gene encoding coiled-coil domain-containing protein 136 isoform X16 yields MEAGAGASAGAAGWSCPGSGPTVTTLGSYEVSEGCERKKGQRWGSLERRGMQAMEGEVLLPALYEEEEEEEEEEEEVEEEEDQVQKGGSVGSLSVGKHRGLSLTETELEELRAQVLQLVAELEETRELAGQHEDDSLELQGLLEDERLASAQQAEVFTKQIQQLQGELRSLREEISLLEREKESELKEIEQELHLAQAEIHNLRQAAEDSATEHESDIASLQEDLCRMQNELDDMDRIRGEYEMEIASLRAEMEMKSSDPSNSLSLSDFSEMQEELHQLRERYRFLNDEYRALQESNSSLTGQLADLEMERTRRATERWLESQTLKSMMSSESQTSEMDFLEPDPQTQLLRQQLLGAEEQMHGMQNKCKELCCELQELQHHRRVSEEEQRRLQRELKCAQNEVLRFQTSHVTQCDTVLSRLTELQEKYKASQKEMGQLQMQQCELLENQRRMQEEQGQLQEELHRLTFPLPKSGLFHKSQELLTKLQDLCELQLLYQGMQEEQKKLIQNQESVLKEQLELHQELQLFKDSRFREVLENPEGSKSPKSSKCGHNKSKMIIDQMQALQVLYEASQTEQELLQQEQGRLLEERKRLQADLQLCLEEMQLLQVQSPSIKMSLESYKKSYGSMAPSSENCHKSYGSTIDDSESYHKSYGSTQASDESLLKSYDSSTSTSETCEKSYRTSSSSIDDKRSYGSTSSSDTCHKSYVSSNTDDEPAEPEDVEHFETVVAKVLIRLQGVQAMYQLSQEEHDLLQERMKKLLDKQRELKEELEACEKEFKECMECLEKPVASQNDKNEIKELQSKLRELQLQYQASMDEQGRLLAVQEQLEGQLQCCQEELRQLKEKRSAVTKETKGKNGNKNMNKNANGVKNKKVTKLCSDSPEDSFESRKSLEVVLYYKASHKDLDELAKEEKKEEMEDQKKEEIKGEMKEESWEELVSEQPDPTEIESTEDQEERDEEFQDQKGKEEDNEDEEDDDSGPEASEENNPLSLSESKKNMFGMWKPMVFLAIAAVALYVLPNMRPQETEVCLTE; encoded by the exons ATGGAGGCGGGCGCCGGGGCCAGCGCGGGCGCTGCGGGCTGGAGCTGCCCCGGCTCAG GACCCACGGTGACCACTTTAGGCTCCTATGAGGTGTCTGAGGGTTGTGAGAGGAAGAAAGGCCAACGCTGGGGGTCCCTGGAACGGCGGGGGATGCAAGCTATGGAGG GGGAAGTGTTACTCCCAGCTCTctatgaggaggaagaggaggaggaagaggaggaagaagaggtggaagaagaggaagatcaaGTGCAGAAAGGTGGCAGCGTGGGCTCCCTGTCGGTTGGCAAGCACCGGGGCTTGAGCCTCACGGAAACggagctggaggagctgaggGCTCAGGTGCTgcagctggtggcagagctggaggagaCCCGGGAACTGGCAGGGCAGCATGAAGACGACTCTCTGGAGCTGCAGG GGCTCCTGGAGGATGAACGGCTGGCCAGCGCCCAGCAGGCAGAGGTGTTCACCAAGCAGATCCAGCAGCTCCAAG GTGAGCTGCGGTCTCTACGGGAGGAGATTTCCCTATTAGAGCGTGAGAAGGAAAGTGAACTTAAGGAAATAGAACAGGAGTTGCATTTGGCCCAGGCTGAGATCCACAATCTGCGACAAGCAGCAGAGGATTCTGCAACTGAACATGAGAGCGACATAGCATCCCTGCAGGAGGATCTCTGCCGGATGCAGAATGAACTCGATGACATGGACCGCATTCGGGGAGAGTATGAGATGGAGATCGCCTCCCTCCGTgcagaaatggaaatgaagagCTCTGACCCATCCAATAGTTTAAGTCTCTCAGATTTCTCTGAGATGCAAG AAGAACTGCACCAACTGCGGGAACGCTACCGCTTCCTGAACGACGAGTACCGGGCTCTGCAGGAGAGCAACAGCAGCCTCACAGGGCAGCTTGCAGACCTGGAGATGGAGAG GACACGAAGAGCAACAGAAAGGTGGCTGGAGTCCCAAACACTAAAGAGTATGATGTCGTCAGAGTCTCAGACGTCAGAAATGGATTTTCTAGAGCCTGATCCTCAAACCCAGTTGTTGCGACAGCAGCTTCTGGGAGCTGAAGAGCAGATGCATGGCATGCAGAACAAG TGTAAGGAATTGTGTTGTGAGTTGCAAGAGTTACAGCATCATCGCCGGGTCAGTGAGGAGGAGCAGAGACGGCTGCAGAGGGAGCTGAAGTGTGCACAGAATGAGGTGCTTCGGTTTCAGACTTCCCACGTCACCCAG TGTGATACAGTGCTGTCCAGACTGACAGAATTGCAGGAAAAGTACAAGGCCAGCCAGAAGGAGATGGGGCAACTGCAAATGCAGCAGTGTGAGCTCCTGGAGAATCAGAGGAGGatgcaggaggagcagggccaGCTGCAAGAAGAGCTGCACAGGCTCACGTTCCCGCTCCCCAAATCTGGTCTCTTCCATAAG AGTCAGGAGCTGCTTACAAAATTACAAGACTTGTGTGAACTACAGCTGCTCTACCAAGGCATGCAGGAGGAGCAGAAAAAACTGATACAGAATCAAGAAAGTGTATTAAAAGAACAATTAGAGCTGCACCAAGAGCTGCAACTTTTCAAAGATTCTCGTTTCCGGGAAGTGTTGGAGAATCCTGAGGGTTCCAAATCACCTAAGTCCTCAAAATGTGGTCATAACAAG TCCAAGATGATCATCGACCAGATGCAGGCTCTGCAGGTGCTGTATGAGGCCAGTCAGACTGAGCAGGAGCTACTGCAGCAGGAGCAGGGGAGGCTCCTAGAGGAACGGAAGAGGCTGCAGGCCGACTTGCAGCTCTGCCTGGAAGAAATGCAGCTGCTCCAAGTCCAGTCCCCCTCTATAAAAATGAGCCTTGAGTCCTACAAGAAGAGTTATGGTAGCATGGCCCCCAGCAGTGAGAATTGTCACAAGAGTTATGGTAGCACCATTGATGACAGCGAGAGTTATCACAAGAGTTACGGTAGCACCCAGGCCAGCGATGAGAGCCTTCTCAAGAGCTATGACAGTAGCACCAGTACCAGTGAGACCTGTGAGAAGAGTTACcgcaccagcagcagcagcatcgaCGATAAGAGGAGTTATGGCAGCACCAGTAGCTCTGACACCTGTCACAAGAGTTATGTCAGCAGCAACACTGACGATGAGCCTGCTGAGCCTGAAGATGTAGAG CACTTTGAGACTGTCGTTGCTAAGGTGCTGATCAGGCTGCAGGGCGTGCAGGCCATGTACCAGCTCAGCCAGGAGGAGCACGACCTGCTGCAAGAGCGGATGAAAAAGCTGCTGGACAAGCagagagagctgaaggaagagCTGGAGGCCTGTGAAAAAGAATTCAAGGAGTGCATGGAATGTCTGGAGAAGCCTGTTGCCTCCCAAAATGACAAGAATGAG ATCAAAGAACTGCAGAGCAAGCTGCGGGAGCTGCAGCTGCAGTACCAGGCTAGCATGGACGAGCAGGGGCGGCTCCTGGCGGTGCAGGAGCAGTTGGAGGGGCAGCTGCAGTGCTGCCAGGAAGAGCTTCGCCAGCTCAAAGAGAAGAGGTCCGCTGTTACCAAAGAAACCAAGGGGAAGAATGGCAATAAGAACATGAACAAGAATGCCAATGGGGTTAAGAATAAAAAGGTGACCAAGCTATGTTCGGACAGTCCTGAGGACAGCTTTGAGAGCAGAAAG AGTCTGGAGGTGGTGCTCTATTACAAGGCCAGCCACAAAGATTTAGATGAACtagcaaaagaggaaaagaaagaggaaatggaggaccaaaaaaaggaggaaatcaaaGGGGAGATGAAGGAGGAGTCCTGGGAAGAACTAGTTTCTGAGCAACCAGATCCTACAGAGATTGAGTCCACAGAAGatcaggaggagagagatgaagagtTCCAAGACCAGAAGGGCAAGGAAGAAGACAATGAAGATGAGGAAGACGATGACTCTGGCCCTGAAGCTTCAGAGGAAAACAACCCCCTCAGTCTTTCTGAGAGCAAAAAG AACATGTTTGGGATGTGGAAGCCTATGGTGTTCTTGGCTATTGCAGCTGTGGCTCTGTATGTGTTACCCAACATGCGACCGCAGGAGACAGAGGTCTGCCTCACGGAGTGA
- the CCDC136 gene encoding coiled-coil domain-containing protein 136 isoform X3 — protein sequence MEAGAGASAGAAGWSCPGSGPTVTTLGSYEVSEGCERKKGQRWGSLERRGMQAMEGEVLLPALYEEEEEEEEEEEEVEEEEDQVQKGGSVGSLSVGKHRGLSLTETELEELRAQVLQLVAELEETRELAGQHEDDSLELQGLLEDERLASAQQAEVFTKQIQQLQGELRSLREEISLLEREKESELKEIEQELHLAQAEIHNLRQAAEDSATEHESDIASLQEDLCRMQNELDDMDRIRGEYEMEIASLRAEMEMKSSDPSNSLSLSDFSEMQEELHQLRERYRFLNDEYRALQESNSSLTGQLADLEMERTRRATERWLESQTLKSMMSSESQTSEMDFLEPDPQTQLLRQQLLGAEEQMHGMQNKCKELCCELQELQHHRRVSEEEQRRLQRELKCAQNEVLRFQTSHVTQNEELKTRLCTLQQKYDASQDEQNELLKVQLQLQTELRQLKVMKSTVIESQSEKELLCRLQKLQLQYQNITCEKEKLQEVQQQLREDLQYYEAEVQRLKDMVASFQESCEKNTEMHTQLQEMKQLYQTSKHELEQQKHMYDQLEQDFLLCQQELKQLKTTQPIPEDKAKCANKCDTVLSRLTELQEKYKASQKEMGQLQMQQCELLENQRRMQEEQGQLQEELHRLTFPLPKSGLFHKSQELLTKLQDLCELQLLYQGMQEEQKKLIQNQESVLKEQLELHQELQLFKDSRFREVLENPEGSKSPKSSKCGHNKSKMIIDQMQALQVLYEASQTEQELLQQEQGRLLEERKRLQADLQLCLEEMQLLQVQSPSIKMSLESYKKSYGSMAPSSENCHKSYGSTIDDSESYHKSYGSTQASDESLLKSYDSSTSTSETCEKSYRTSSSSIDDKRSYGSTSSSDTCHKSYVSSNTDDEPAEPEDVEHFETVVAKVLIRLQGVQAMYQLSQEEHDLLQERMKKLLDKQRELKEELEACEKEFKECMECLEKPVASQNDKNEIKELQSKLRELQLQYQASMDEQGRLLAVQEQLEGQLQCCQEELRQLKEKRSAVTKETKGKNGNKNMNKNANGVKNKKVTKLCSDSPEDSFESRKSLEVVLYYKASHKDLDELAKEEKKEEMEDQKKEEIKGEMKEESWEELVSEQPDPTEIESTEDQEERDEEFQDQKGKEEDNEDEEDDDSGPEASEENNPLSLSESKKNMFGMWKPMVFLAIAAVALYVLPNMRPQETEVCLTE from the exons ATGGAGGCGGGCGCCGGGGCCAGCGCGGGCGCTGCGGGCTGGAGCTGCCCCGGCTCAG GACCCACGGTGACCACTTTAGGCTCCTATGAGGTGTCTGAGGGTTGTGAGAGGAAGAAAGGCCAACGCTGGGGGTCCCTGGAACGGCGGGGGATGCAAGCTATGGAGG GGGAAGTGTTACTCCCAGCTCTctatgaggaggaagaggaggaggaagaggaggaagaagaggtggaagaagaggaagatcaaGTGCAGAAAGGTGGCAGCGTGGGCTCCCTGTCGGTTGGCAAGCACCGGGGCTTGAGCCTCACGGAAACggagctggaggagctgaggGCTCAGGTGCTgcagctggtggcagagctggaggagaCCCGGGAACTGGCAGGGCAGCATGAAGACGACTCTCTGGAGCTGCAGG GGCTCCTGGAGGATGAACGGCTGGCCAGCGCCCAGCAGGCAGAGGTGTTCACCAAGCAGATCCAGCAGCTCCAAG GTGAGCTGCGGTCTCTACGGGAGGAGATTTCCCTATTAGAGCGTGAGAAGGAAAGTGAACTTAAGGAAATAGAACAGGAGTTGCATTTGGCCCAGGCTGAGATCCACAATCTGCGACAAGCAGCAGAGGATTCTGCAACTGAACATGAGAGCGACATAGCATCCCTGCAGGAGGATCTCTGCCGGATGCAGAATGAACTCGATGACATGGACCGCATTCGGGGAGAGTATGAGATGGAGATCGCCTCCCTCCGTgcagaaatggaaatgaagagCTCTGACCCATCCAATAGTTTAAGTCTCTCAGATTTCTCTGAGATGCAAG AAGAACTGCACCAACTGCGGGAACGCTACCGCTTCCTGAACGACGAGTACCGGGCTCTGCAGGAGAGCAACAGCAGCCTCACAGGGCAGCTTGCAGACCTGGAGATGGAGAG GACACGAAGAGCAACAGAAAGGTGGCTGGAGTCCCAAACACTAAAGAGTATGATGTCGTCAGAGTCTCAGACGTCAGAAATGGATTTTCTAGAGCCTGATCCTCAAACCCAGTTGTTGCGACAGCAGCTTCTGGGAGCTGAAGAGCAGATGCATGGCATGCAGAACAAG TGTAAGGAATTGTGTTGTGAGTTGCAAGAGTTACAGCATCATCGCCGGGTCAGTGAGGAGGAGCAGAGACGGCTGCAGAGGGAGCTGAAGTGTGCACAGAATGAGGTGCTTCGGTTTCAGACTTCCCACGTCACCCAG AATGAGGAGCTGAAGACCAGACTCTGTACCCTGCAGCAAAAGTATGATGCTAGCCAGGATGAGCAGAATGAGCTCTTGAAGGTGCAACTACAACTTCAGACTGAGCTCCGGCAGCTCAAAGTCATGAAATCCACAGTCATAGAAAGCCAAAGTGAGAAG GAGTTACTGTGCCGGCTGCAGAAGCTGCAGCTACAGTACCAGAACATCACATGTGAGAAGGAGAAGCTGCAGGAAGTGCAGCAACAGCTGCGGGAGGACCTGCAGTACTATGAGGCAGAAGTGCAGCGCCTCAAGGACATGGTGGCCTCCTTCCAAGAGAGCTGTGAGAAG AACACAGAGATGCACACCCAGCTTCAGGAGATGAAGCAGCTGTACCAGACCAGCAAGCATGAGCTGGAGCAGCAGAAGCACATGTATGATCAGCTGGAGCAGGACTTCCTGCTCTGCCAGCAGGAGCTGAAGCAGCTCAAGACCACCCAGCCCATCCCAGAGGACAAGGCAAAATGTGCCAATAAG TGTGATACAGTGCTGTCCAGACTGACAGAATTGCAGGAAAAGTACAAGGCCAGCCAGAAGGAGATGGGGCAACTGCAAATGCAGCAGTGTGAGCTCCTGGAGAATCAGAGGAGGatgcaggaggagcagggccaGCTGCAAGAAGAGCTGCACAGGCTCACGTTCCCGCTCCCCAAATCTGGTCTCTTCCATAAG AGTCAGGAGCTGCTTACAAAATTACAAGACTTGTGTGAACTACAGCTGCTCTACCAAGGCATGCAGGAGGAGCAGAAAAAACTGATACAGAATCAAGAAAGTGTATTAAAAGAACAATTAGAGCTGCACCAAGAGCTGCAACTTTTCAAAGATTCTCGTTTCCGGGAAGTGTTGGAGAATCCTGAGGGTTCCAAATCACCTAAGTCCTCAAAATGTGGTCATAACAAG TCCAAGATGATCATCGACCAGATGCAGGCTCTGCAGGTGCTGTATGAGGCCAGTCAGACTGAGCAGGAGCTACTGCAGCAGGAGCAGGGGAGGCTCCTAGAGGAACGGAAGAGGCTGCAGGCCGACTTGCAGCTCTGCCTGGAAGAAATGCAGCTGCTCCAAGTCCAGTCCCCCTCTATAAAAATGAGCCTTGAGTCCTACAAGAAGAGTTATGGTAGCATGGCCCCCAGCAGTGAGAATTGTCACAAGAGTTATGGTAGCACCATTGATGACAGCGAGAGTTATCACAAGAGTTACGGTAGCACCCAGGCCAGCGATGAGAGCCTTCTCAAGAGCTATGACAGTAGCACCAGTACCAGTGAGACCTGTGAGAAGAGTTACcgcaccagcagcagcagcatcgaCGATAAGAGGAGTTATGGCAGCACCAGTAGCTCTGACACCTGTCACAAGAGTTATGTCAGCAGCAACACTGACGATGAGCCTGCTGAGCCTGAAGATGTAGAG CACTTTGAGACTGTCGTTGCTAAGGTGCTGATCAGGCTGCAGGGCGTGCAGGCCATGTACCAGCTCAGCCAGGAGGAGCACGACCTGCTGCAAGAGCGGATGAAAAAGCTGCTGGACAAGCagagagagctgaaggaagagCTGGAGGCCTGTGAAAAAGAATTCAAGGAGTGCATGGAATGTCTGGAGAAGCCTGTTGCCTCCCAAAATGACAAGAATGAG ATCAAAGAACTGCAGAGCAAGCTGCGGGAGCTGCAGCTGCAGTACCAGGCTAGCATGGACGAGCAGGGGCGGCTCCTGGCGGTGCAGGAGCAGTTGGAGGGGCAGCTGCAGTGCTGCCAGGAAGAGCTTCGCCAGCTCAAAGAGAAGAGGTCCGCTGTTACCAAAGAAACCAAGGGGAAGAATGGCAATAAGAACATGAACAAGAATGCCAATGGGGTTAAGAATAAAAAGGTGACCAAGCTATGTTCGGACAGTCCTGAGGACAGCTTTGAGAGCAGAAAG AGTCTGGAGGTGGTGCTCTATTACAAGGCCAGCCACAAAGATTTAGATGAACtagcaaaagaggaaaagaaagaggaaatggaggaccaaaaaaaggaggaaatcaaaGGGGAGATGAAGGAGGAGTCCTGGGAAGAACTAGTTTCTGAGCAACCAGATCCTACAGAGATTGAGTCCACAGAAGatcaggaggagagagatgaagagtTCCAAGACCAGAAGGGCAAGGAAGAAGACAATGAAGATGAGGAAGACGATGACTCTGGCCCTGAAGCTTCAGAGGAAAACAACCCCCTCAGTCTTTCTGAGAGCAAAAAG AACATGTTTGGGATGTGGAAGCCTATGGTGTTCTTGGCTATTGCAGCTGTGGCTCTGTATGTGTTACCCAACATGCGACCGCAGGAGACAGAGGTCTGCCTCACGGAGTGA
- the CCDC136 gene encoding coiled-coil domain-containing protein 136 isoform X1: MEAGAGASAGAAGWSCPGSGPTVTTLGSYEVSEGCERKKGQRWGSLERRGMQAMEGEVLLPALYEEEEEEEEEEEEVEEEEDQVQKGGSVGSLSVGKHRGLSLTETELEELRAQVLQLVAELEETRELAGQHEDDSLELQGLLEDERLASAQQAEVFTKQIQQLQGELRSLREEISLLEREKESELKEIEQELHLAQAEIHNLRQAAEDSATEHESDIASLQEDLCRMQNELDDMDRIRGEYEMEIASLRAEMEMKSSDPSNSLSLSDFSEMQEELHQLRERYRFLNDEYRALQESNSSLTGQLADLEMERTRRATERWLESQTLKSMMSSESQTSEMDFLEPDPQTQLLRQQLLGAEEQMHGMQNKCKELCCELQELQHHRRVSEEEQRRLQRELKCAQNEVLRFQTSHVTQNEELKTRLCTLQQKYDASQDEQNELLKVQLQLQTELRQLKVMKSTVIESQSEKELLCRLQKLQLQYQNITCEKEKLQEVQQQLREDLQYYEAEVQRLKDMVASFQESCEKNTEMHTQLQEMKQLYQTSKHELEQQKHMYDQLEQDFLLCQQELKQLKTTQPIPEDKAKCANKCDTVLSRLTELQEKYKASQKEMGQLQMQQCELLENQRRMQEEQGQLQEELHRLTFPLPKSGLFHKSQELLTKLQDLCELQLLYQGMQEEQKKLIQNQESVLKEQLELHQELQLFKDSRFREVLENPEGSKSPKSSKCGHNKSKMIIDQMQALQVLYEASQTEQELLQQEQGRLLEERKRLQADLQLCLEEMQLLQVQSPSIKMSLESYKKSYGSMAPSSENCHKSYGSTIDDSESYHKSYGSTQASDESLLKSYDSSTSTSETCEKSYRTSSSSIDDKRSYGSTSSSDTCHKSYVSSNTDDEPAEPEDVEHFETVVAKVLIRLQGVQAMYQLSQEEHDLLQERMKKLLDKQRELKEELEACEKEFKECMECLEKPVASQNDKNEIKELQSKLRELQLQYQASMDEQGRLLAVQEQLEGQLQCCQEELRQLKEKRSAVTKETKGKNGNKNMNKNANGVKNKKVTKLCSDSPEDSFESRKSLEVVLYYKASHKDLDELAKEEKKEEMEDQKKEEIKGEMKEESWEELVSEQPDPTEIESTEDQEERDEEFQDQKGKEEDNEDEEDDDSGPEASEENNPLSLSESKKAWWSYRLCSGAGGLRRRPNAEHVWDVEAYGVLGYCSCGSVCVTQHATAGDRGLPHGVMADQGQLRGQIPSAHNPQLWAGHTVPEPRPTHTSCVSPSP; the protein is encoded by the exons ATGGAGGCGGGCGCCGGGGCCAGCGCGGGCGCTGCGGGCTGGAGCTGCCCCGGCTCAG GACCCACGGTGACCACTTTAGGCTCCTATGAGGTGTCTGAGGGTTGTGAGAGGAAGAAAGGCCAACGCTGGGGGTCCCTGGAACGGCGGGGGATGCAAGCTATGGAGG GGGAAGTGTTACTCCCAGCTCTctatgaggaggaagaggaggaggaagaggaggaagaagaggtggaagaagaggaagatcaaGTGCAGAAAGGTGGCAGCGTGGGCTCCCTGTCGGTTGGCAAGCACCGGGGCTTGAGCCTCACGGAAACggagctggaggagctgaggGCTCAGGTGCTgcagctggtggcagagctggaggagaCCCGGGAACTGGCAGGGCAGCATGAAGACGACTCTCTGGAGCTGCAGG GGCTCCTGGAGGATGAACGGCTGGCCAGCGCCCAGCAGGCAGAGGTGTTCACCAAGCAGATCCAGCAGCTCCAAG GTGAGCTGCGGTCTCTACGGGAGGAGATTTCCCTATTAGAGCGTGAGAAGGAAAGTGAACTTAAGGAAATAGAACAGGAGTTGCATTTGGCCCAGGCTGAGATCCACAATCTGCGACAAGCAGCAGAGGATTCTGCAACTGAACATGAGAGCGACATAGCATCCCTGCAGGAGGATCTCTGCCGGATGCAGAATGAACTCGATGACATGGACCGCATTCGGGGAGAGTATGAGATGGAGATCGCCTCCCTCCGTgcagaaatggaaatgaagagCTCTGACCCATCCAATAGTTTAAGTCTCTCAGATTTCTCTGAGATGCAAG AAGAACTGCACCAACTGCGGGAACGCTACCGCTTCCTGAACGACGAGTACCGGGCTCTGCAGGAGAGCAACAGCAGCCTCACAGGGCAGCTTGCAGACCTGGAGATGGAGAG GACACGAAGAGCAACAGAAAGGTGGCTGGAGTCCCAAACACTAAAGAGTATGATGTCGTCAGAGTCTCAGACGTCAGAAATGGATTTTCTAGAGCCTGATCCTCAAACCCAGTTGTTGCGACAGCAGCTTCTGGGAGCTGAAGAGCAGATGCATGGCATGCAGAACAAG TGTAAGGAATTGTGTTGTGAGTTGCAAGAGTTACAGCATCATCGCCGGGTCAGTGAGGAGGAGCAGAGACGGCTGCAGAGGGAGCTGAAGTGTGCACAGAATGAGGTGCTTCGGTTTCAGACTTCCCACGTCACCCAG AATGAGGAGCTGAAGACCAGACTCTGTACCCTGCAGCAAAAGTATGATGCTAGCCAGGATGAGCAGAATGAGCTCTTGAAGGTGCAACTACAACTTCAGACTGAGCTCCGGCAGCTCAAAGTCATGAAATCCACAGTCATAGAAAGCCAAAGTGAGAAG GAGTTACTGTGCCGGCTGCAGAAGCTGCAGCTACAGTACCAGAACATCACATGTGAGAAGGAGAAGCTGCAGGAAGTGCAGCAACAGCTGCGGGAGGACCTGCAGTACTATGAGGCAGAAGTGCAGCGCCTCAAGGACATGGTGGCCTCCTTCCAAGAGAGCTGTGAGAAG AACACAGAGATGCACACCCAGCTTCAGGAGATGAAGCAGCTGTACCAGACCAGCAAGCATGAGCTGGAGCAGCAGAAGCACATGTATGATCAGCTGGAGCAGGACTTCCTGCTCTGCCAGCAGGAGCTGAAGCAGCTCAAGACCACCCAGCCCATCCCAGAGGACAAGGCAAAATGTGCCAATAAG TGTGATACAGTGCTGTCCAGACTGACAGAATTGCAGGAAAAGTACAAGGCCAGCCAGAAGGAGATGGGGCAACTGCAAATGCAGCAGTGTGAGCTCCTGGAGAATCAGAGGAGGatgcaggaggagcagggccaGCTGCAAGAAGAGCTGCACAGGCTCACGTTCCCGCTCCCCAAATCTGGTCTCTTCCATAAG AGTCAGGAGCTGCTTACAAAATTACAAGACTTGTGTGAACTACAGCTGCTCTACCAAGGCATGCAGGAGGAGCAGAAAAAACTGATACAGAATCAAGAAAGTGTATTAAAAGAACAATTAGAGCTGCACCAAGAGCTGCAACTTTTCAAAGATTCTCGTTTCCGGGAAGTGTTGGAGAATCCTGAGGGTTCCAAATCACCTAAGTCCTCAAAATGTGGTCATAACAAG TCCAAGATGATCATCGACCAGATGCAGGCTCTGCAGGTGCTGTATGAGGCCAGTCAGACTGAGCAGGAGCTACTGCAGCAGGAGCAGGGGAGGCTCCTAGAGGAACGGAAGAGGCTGCAGGCCGACTTGCAGCTCTGCCTGGAAGAAATGCAGCTGCTCCAAGTCCAGTCCCCCTCTATAAAAATGAGCCTTGAGTCCTACAAGAAGAGTTATGGTAGCATGGCCCCCAGCAGTGAGAATTGTCACAAGAGTTATGGTAGCACCATTGATGACAGCGAGAGTTATCACAAGAGTTACGGTAGCACCCAGGCCAGCGATGAGAGCCTTCTCAAGAGCTATGACAGTAGCACCAGTACCAGTGAGACCTGTGAGAAGAGTTACcgcaccagcagcagcagcatcgaCGATAAGAGGAGTTATGGCAGCACCAGTAGCTCTGACACCTGTCACAAGAGTTATGTCAGCAGCAACACTGACGATGAGCCTGCTGAGCCTGAAGATGTAGAG CACTTTGAGACTGTCGTTGCTAAGGTGCTGATCAGGCTGCAGGGCGTGCAGGCCATGTACCAGCTCAGCCAGGAGGAGCACGACCTGCTGCAAGAGCGGATGAAAAAGCTGCTGGACAAGCagagagagctgaaggaagagCTGGAGGCCTGTGAAAAAGAATTCAAGGAGTGCATGGAATGTCTGGAGAAGCCTGTTGCCTCCCAAAATGACAAGAATGAG ATCAAAGAACTGCAGAGCAAGCTGCGGGAGCTGCAGCTGCAGTACCAGGCTAGCATGGACGAGCAGGGGCGGCTCCTGGCGGTGCAGGAGCAGTTGGAGGGGCAGCTGCAGTGCTGCCAGGAAGAGCTTCGCCAGCTCAAAGAGAAGAGGTCCGCTGTTACCAAAGAAACCAAGGGGAAGAATGGCAATAAGAACATGAACAAGAATGCCAATGGGGTTAAGAATAAAAAGGTGACCAAGCTATGTTCGGACAGTCCTGAGGACAGCTTTGAGAGCAGAAAG AGTCTGGAGGTGGTGCTCTATTACAAGGCCAGCCACAAAGATTTAGATGAACtagcaaaagaggaaaagaaagaggaaatggaggaccaaaaaaaggaggaaatcaaaGGGGAGATGAAGGAGGAGTCCTGGGAAGAACTAGTTTCTGAGCAACCAGATCCTACAGAGATTGAGTCCACAGAAGatcaggaggagagagatgaagagtTCCAAGACCAGAAGGGCAAGGAAGAAGACAATGAAGATGAGGAAGACGATGACTCTGGCCCTGAAGCTTCAGAGGAAAACAACCCCCTCAGTCTTTCTGAGAGCAAAAAG GCCTGGTGGTCATATCGGCTTTGCTCTGGTGCTGGTGGGCTGAGACGTCGTCCTAACGCAG AACATGTTTGGGATGTGGAAGCCTATGGTGTTCTTGGCTATTGCAGCTGTGGCTCTGTATGTGTTACCCAACATGCGACCGCAGGAGACAGAGGTCTGCCTCACGGAGTGATGGCAGACCAGGGCCAGCTGAGGGGGCAGATCCCCAGTGCCCACAACCCTCAACTTTGGGCAGGACACACTGTGCCAGAGCCCCGCCCCACCCATACGTCCTGTGTGTCCCCATCTCCTTAG